In Thermococcus sp., a single window of DNA contains:
- the cbiM gene encoding cobalt transporter CbiM, whose product MKLHIPDGYLGPYTCAFFYLIMIPIWYKAFRWLKNLKPSQVPLLGVLTAFSFLVMMYNMPVPGGTTAHIVGGTIIAILISPWAATVSLTIVLLIQALFFGDGGITTYAANVFNMGVVLPFVGYYAYRFLTRRLKLNEIVSAGIGAYVGIVTAAIMAGIELGIQPYLQPGYCPYPLRVSVPAMAIAHLVTAGPAAAVVTAAVVWYVKKSRPDLFAMRTITKTRG is encoded by the coding sequence GTGAAATTGCACATCCCAGATGGCTACCTCGGCCCGTACACCTGTGCGTTTTTCTATCTGATAATGATACCGATATGGTACAAGGCCTTCAGGTGGCTCAAGAACCTAAAGCCAAGCCAAGTGCCACTCTTAGGAGTTCTGACGGCCTTTTCTTTCCTTGTGATGATGTACAACATGCCAGTTCCAGGGGGAACGACGGCCCACATCGTTGGAGGAACGATAATAGCGATACTAATCAGCCCCTGGGCAGCAACAGTATCCCTGACAATAGTGCTCCTGATACAGGCCCTCTTCTTTGGCGATGGTGGGATAACGACCTACGCCGCAAACGTCTTCAACATGGGCGTTGTCCTGCCCTTCGTCGGCTACTACGCCTACCGCTTCCTTACACGGAGGCTGAAGCTCAATGAGATTGTATCCGCGGGCATAGGTGCCTATGTGGGAATAGTGACGGCGGCGATTATGGCGGGAATTGAACTCGGCATCCAACCCTACCTACAGCCCGGTTACTGCCCGTATCCACTGAGAGTTTCCGTTCCGGCAATGGCAATAGCGCACCTCGTTACCGCCGGCCCGGCCGCCGCCGTCGTCACAGCGGCAGTAGTGTGGTACG